From a single Nicotiana tabacum cultivar K326 chromosome 8, ASM71507v2, whole genome shotgun sequence genomic region:
- the LOC107784947 gene encoding histone H1-like (The RefSeq protein has 2 substitutions, 2 frameshifts compared to this genomic sequence) translates to MATEEPLVVTEIVTEAVVVEAEPAKEENSPAAEPDEPKKEKEIEAKKPAAPRKRNPPTHPSYFEMIKDAIVTLKDKTGSSQHAITKFIEDKQKNLPSNFRKLLLVQLKKLVASGKLVKVKSSYKLPAARSAAPKAAATAPAKKKPGAKPKATKAKPKPKPKTVAPKAKTATKPKAKQRQVKAKLVAKAKPAVKPKAAAVAMPKAAEKPKTPVKTKAAAKPKAKEKPAKVARTATRSTPSRKAAPKPVAKKVPVKKAAPAAKSVKAKTAKSPAKRASARKGRK, encoded by the exons ATGGCGACTGAAGAACCACTTGTAGTAACCGAGATTGTAACTGAAGCGGTGGTGGTGGAAGCTGAGCCGGCCAAGGAAGAGAACTCTCCGGCTGCGGAGCCCGATGAACCAAAGAAAGAGAAGGAGATTGAGGCTAAAAAACCAGCTGCTCCGAGGAAGAGAAATCCTCCTACTCATCCTTCGTACTTTGAG ATGATTAAGGATGCGATTGTAACACTGAAGGATAAAACTGGATCGAGCCAGCACGCGATCACAAAGTTCATCGAAGATAAGCAGAAGAATCTTCCATCAAATTTCAGGAAACTGTTGCTTGTTCAATTGAAGAAGCTTGTGGCTTCTGGTAAACTCGTCAAGGTTAAGAGTTCGTACAAACTTCCAGCTGCACGATCTGCAGCTCCAAAGGCTGCTGCTACTGCGCCGGCGAAGAAGAAGCCGGCAGCTAAGCCGAAAGCAACAAAGGCAAAACCGAAGCCAAAACCTAAGACTGTTGCTCCAAAGGCAAAAACTGCTACTAAACCAAAGGCAAAGC AAAGGC AGGTGAAGGCGAAGCTTGTTGCTAAAGCTAAGCCTGCTGTGAAGCCTAAGGCGGCAGCTGTAGCGAAGCCGAAAGCTGCGGAGAAGCCTAAAACTCCTGTAAAAACTAAGGCTGCAGCTAAGCCAAAGGCGAAAGAGAAGCCAGCTAAGGTAGCCAGGACTGCTACAAGGAGTACTCCGTCGAGGAAAGCTGCGCCGAAGCCGGTGGCGAAAAAGGTTCCGGTGAAGAAGGCGGCACCTGCTGCTAAGAGTGTTAAGGCTAAGACGGCAAAGTCGCCGGCGAAGAGGGCATCTGCTAGAAAGGGGAGGAAGTAA
- the LOC107784945 gene encoding uncharacterized protein LOC107784945 — MLIHTTFSTYFYPKIHCTQKLKAVNSSSSDESTTLKDVPFHSQIQKKLKYPLNCNNKLCFCCSRRSFMAAVGAAALLPIHPSLASDDIDSMAMLNRWHPPRPDWYEEFYASAMNTSMKSYESEIEGYKSELFANLRGQAKQVLEIGIGTGPNLKYYASEAGTSVYGIDPNRKMEKYAQAAAEAAGLPPSNFKFLHAVSESLPLRDASVDAVIGTLVLCSVTDVNLTLQEIRRVLKPGGLYLFVEHVAAADGTILRFVQGLLDPLQQTLADGCHLTRKTGNDISKAGFSNVDSHQAVLSAASLINPHIIGLARN, encoded by the exons ATGTTGATCCATACAACCTTTTCCACATATTTTTATCCCAAGATTCACTGTACCCAGAAACTGAAAGCTGTGAATTCATCTTCTTCTGATGAAAGCACAACTTTAAAAGATGTCCCTTTTCATTCTCAAATACAGAAAAAGTTAAAATACCCTTTGAATTGTAATAACAAATTATGCTTTTGCTGCAGTAGAAGAAGTTTTATGGCAGCAGTTGGAGCAGCTGCTCTCTTGCCTATCCATCCTTCACTTGCTTCTGATGATATTGATTCCatg GCAATGTTGAATAGGTGGCATCCTCCTAGGCCAGATTGGTATGAGGAGTTTTATGCATCAGCGATGAACACAAGTATGAAATCTTATGAATCAGAG ATTGAAGGTTACAAGTCAGAGCTTTTTGCTAATCTGAGAGGCCAGGCCAAACAAGTCCTCGAAATTGGTATCGGGACAGGTCCAAATTTGAAGTATTATGCCAGTGAGGCTGGCACTTCCGTTTATGGCATTGATCCAAATAGGAAGATGGAGAAATATGCTCAAGCAGCAGCAGAGGCTGCAGGCCTTCCaccttcaaatttcaaattcttgCACGCG GTCTCGGAGTCCTTGCCATTACGTGATGCTTCAGTTGATGCTGTCATTGGCACCCTTGTGTTATGTTCTGTCACAGATGTTAATCTGACACTGCAGG AGATCAGAAGAGTGCTCAAGCCTGGTGGCCTTTACCTCTTTGTTGAACATGTAGCTGCAGCAG ATGGAACAATTCTCAGATTCGTTCAGGGATTGCTTGATCCTTTGCAGCAAACACTCGCAGATGGTTGTCATCTTACCAGGAAAACAGGAAATGATATCAGTAAAGCCGGTTTCTCGAATGTAGACAGTCATCAAGCTGTCTTATCAGCTGCATCGCTGATAAATCCTCATATCATTGGTCTAGCTCGCAACTAG